The proteins below come from a single Pseudarthrobacter sp. SSS035 genomic window:
- a CDS encoding DMT family transporter translates to MNFLLAAVGVLGVASSGPLIAATLGATTVSALAIAFWRNAIGAAVMATPTVVREPRQFGRITGPEFRWSLLAAVALALHFACFITSLQLTSVAAATALVCLQSAWIAVFQLFRGTRHRWQVLAGLGIAFGGVVTITGFDMGSSPDALVGDLLAVAGGALAGLYTLAGGKARQTMTTGTYTTLCYGMCAAFVAVLALFSGQPLVGFDAVGWVGILAITVCAQLVGHTAFNHLLATMSPLLVSMIILLEIPGAAVLAAVFLQETLPAGTYGGLGLILVGLAVVVLGQRSGFRKRREGSGARGDEPPSDRLAELGTD, encoded by the coding sequence GTGAACTTTCTTCTTGCGGCCGTGGGCGTCCTGGGCGTGGCGTCGTCCGGGCCGTTGATCGCCGCGACCCTCGGTGCCACCACCGTCAGTGCCCTCGCCATCGCCTTCTGGCGCAACGCCATCGGGGCCGCCGTCATGGCCACTCCCACCGTGGTCCGCGAACCCCGGCAGTTCGGCCGGATCACCGGCCCCGAGTTCCGCTGGTCGCTGCTCGCCGCCGTCGCCCTGGCCCTGCACTTTGCCTGCTTCATCACGTCCCTCCAGCTGACGTCCGTGGCTGCCGCCACCGCCCTGGTCTGCCTGCAGTCGGCCTGGATCGCCGTCTTCCAGCTCTTCCGGGGCACCAGGCACCGCTGGCAGGTGCTGGCAGGGCTGGGGATCGCTTTTGGGGGCGTTGTCACCATCACCGGGTTCGACATGGGATCCTCGCCGGACGCGCTCGTGGGCGACCTGCTGGCCGTCGCCGGCGGGGCCCTGGCCGGCCTCTACACGCTCGCCGGCGGCAAGGCCCGGCAGACCATGACCACGGGAACGTACACCACGCTCTGCTATGGGATGTGCGCGGCATTTGTGGCGGTGCTGGCGCTCTTCAGCGGCCAGCCGCTGGTGGGGTTCGACGCCGTTGGCTGGGTGGGGATCCTGGCCATCACCGTGTGTGCCCAACTGGTGGGCCACACAGCCTTCAATCACCTGCTGGCCACGATGAGCCCGCTGCTGGTGTCGATGATCATCCTGCTGGAGATCCCCGGCGCAGCCGTGCTGGCCGCGGTCTTCCTGCAGGAGACCCTGCCCGCAGGCACCTACGGCGGGCTGGGGCTCATCCTCGTGGGCCTCGCCGTCGTGGTTCTGGGACAGCGGTCAGGCTTCAGGAAACGGCGCGAAGGTTCCGGCGCGCGTGGGGATGAACCGCCGTCGGACCGTCTGGCTGAACTCGGAACGGACTGA
- a CDS encoding DLW-39 family protein, whose translation MKKLLVLAAAIAGVLLYRKAQESEARKTVWSQSTDKVE comes from the coding sequence GTGAAGAAGTTGCTGGTACTTGCAGCTGCGATCGCAGGCGTCCTGCTCTACAGGAAAGCACAGGAATCCGAGGCCCGGAAAACAGTCTGGAGCCAGTCGACCGACAAGGTCGAATAG
- a CDS encoding DUF3566 domain-containing protein, translating to MSNPDSYPKPSSNVPGGTPPPAAAPRVNAPVRPQQRPPAPAGAPGQRPAAPGQRPAQDRVPAGQAGQRASQGRQAAAQASQRPVQGRSPQAQPGLVKPAPKAKVRRARLLVSKVDPWSVLKMAFLLSVALGIVTVVAAIVLWTVLDLTGIFDQVDSLLGTLAGSEGGGFELKKVASLGQVASFATIIAVVNVVLLTALSMLSAVLYNISATLVGGIGVTLTDD from the coding sequence GTGAGTAATCCCGACTCATATCCCAAGCCGAGCAGCAATGTCCCCGGCGGAACGCCGCCGCCCGCGGCCGCACCCCGGGTGAACGCCCCCGTCCGTCCGCAGCAGCGCCCACCGGCCCCTGCGGGCGCGCCGGGGCAGCGGCCGGCCGCTCCCGGCCAGCGCCCTGCGCAGGATCGGGTTCCGGCAGGCCAGGCCGGCCAGCGTGCCAGCCAGGGCAGGCAGGCGGCAGCACAGGCCAGCCAGCGCCCAGTGCAGGGCCGGTCTCCGCAGGCCCAGCCCGGCCTGGTCAAGCCCGCACCCAAGGCCAAGGTCAGGCGTGCACGGCTGCTGGTCAGCAAGGTGGATCCCTGGTCTGTCCTGAAGATGGCATTCCTCCTGTCGGTGGCGCTGGGAATCGTCACCGTGGTGGCCGCCATCGTCCTCTGGACTGTCCTGGACCTCACCGGAATCTTCGACCAGGTGGACAGCCTCCTGGGCACCCTGGCAGGCTCCGAAGGCGGCGGGTTCGAACTGAAGAAGGTCGCATCCCTGGGCCAGGTGGCTTCCTTTGCCACGATTATCGCCGTGGTGAACGTTGTCCTGCTGACGGCGCTGTCCATGCTGTCAGCGGTGCTTTACAACATCTCCGCAACGCTTGTTGGCGGCATCGGCGTCACCCTCACGGACGACTGA
- the gyrA gene encoding DNA gyrase subunit A: protein MSDETPENPAESADLPETVLEGDVLVDRVEQVDLQTEMQRSYLDYAMAVIVGRALPDVRDGLKPVHRRVLYAMFDGGYRPERSFNKCARVVGEVMGQYHPHGDTAIYDALVRLIQDWTMRYPLALGQGNFGSPGNDGAAAPRYTETKMSQLAMEMVRDIDEETVDFQDNYDGKNQEPTILPARFPNLLVNGSSGIAVGMATNIPPHNLREVADGVQWYLANPTASREELLEELLLRIKGPDFPTGATILGHRGIEDAYRTGRGSVTMRAVVNVEELQGRTCLVVTELPYQANPDNLAIKIAELVKDGKISGIADLRDETSGRTGQRLVIVLKRDAVAKVVLNNLYKHTDLQSNFSANMLAIVDGVPRTLSLDAFIRHWVTHQLDVIARRTRYRLRKAEEEAHILRALLKALDALDEVIALIRASNTTEAARDGLMQLLDIDELQARAILDMQLRRLAALERQKIQDRHSELEALIAEYNSILASEERQREIISTELGEIVAKHGDDRRTKILMGFDGDMSMEDLIPEEEMVVTITRGGYVKRTRSDNYRSQQRGGKGIKGAQLRGDDVVEHFFVTTTHHWLLFFTNLGRVYRAKAYELVEAGRDAKGQHVANLMAFQPDEHIAQVLDITDYQQAPYLVLATKRGLVKKTRLEDYDTNRSAGVIAINLRDEDELVSAQLVSETDDLMLVSRMGQSIRFTATDDALRPMGRATSGVTGMKFREDDELLAADVVTDGSFVFVVTEGGYAKRTAVEEYRLQGRGGLGIKVGKYQEERGHLVGALIVQEEDEVLVVMEGGKVVRSSVAGVPAKGRDTMGVIFAKPDKNDRIIEVARNSERGLEGEESVDDDVTLAEEAGSPEGSAGSATTADTSPAVESEDASGDAEPNEDYTGGNE, encoded by the coding sequence ATGAGTGACGAGACACCCGAGAATCCGGCGGAATCCGCCGATCTTCCGGAAACCGTTCTTGAAGGCGACGTGCTGGTTGACCGCGTGGAGCAGGTGGACCTGCAGACGGAAATGCAGCGCTCGTACCTGGACTACGCCATGGCCGTTATTGTGGGCCGCGCCCTTCCCGACGTGCGCGATGGCCTCAAGCCCGTGCACCGCCGCGTGCTGTACGCGATGTTCGACGGCGGTTACCGGCCGGAACGGTCCTTCAACAAGTGCGCCCGTGTGGTGGGCGAGGTCATGGGCCAGTACCACCCCCACGGCGACACCGCGATCTACGATGCGCTGGTCCGCCTGATCCAGGACTGGACCATGCGCTACCCGCTTGCCCTGGGCCAGGGCAACTTCGGTTCGCCGGGCAATGACGGTGCCGCCGCCCCGCGGTACACCGAAACGAAAATGTCCCAGCTGGCCATGGAGATGGTCCGGGATATCGACGAGGAAACGGTCGACTTCCAGGACAACTACGACGGCAAGAACCAGGAACCCACCATCCTGCCGGCGCGTTTCCCCAATCTGCTGGTCAACGGTTCGTCCGGCATTGCCGTGGGCATGGCCACCAACATTCCGCCGCACAACCTCCGCGAAGTGGCTGACGGCGTCCAGTGGTACCTGGCCAATCCGACGGCCAGCCGAGAGGAACTGCTCGAAGAGCTGCTGCTCCGTATCAAGGGACCCGATTTCCCCACCGGGGCAACGATTCTTGGCCACAGGGGCATTGAGGACGCGTACCGGACGGGCCGCGGCTCCGTCACCATGCGCGCCGTGGTCAACGTCGAGGAACTCCAGGGCCGCACATGCCTGGTTGTCACCGAACTGCCCTACCAGGCCAACCCGGACAACCTGGCCATCAAGATCGCCGAACTGGTCAAGGACGGGAAGATCTCCGGCATTGCGGACCTCCGCGACGAGACCTCCGGCCGCACCGGCCAGCGGCTGGTCATTGTGCTCAAGCGCGATGCCGTGGCCAAGGTGGTGCTGAACAACCTCTACAAGCACACCGACCTGCAGAGCAACTTCTCCGCCAACATGCTGGCCATCGTGGACGGGGTTCCGCGCACGCTGAGCCTGGACGCCTTCATCCGCCACTGGGTAACGCACCAGCTGGATGTCATTGCGCGCCGTACCCGCTACCGTCTGCGCAAGGCCGAAGAAGAGGCGCACATCCTGCGTGCCCTCCTGAAGGCACTGGACGCGCTGGACGAAGTCATCGCGCTCATCCGTGCGTCCAACACCACCGAAGCCGCACGCGACGGACTGATGCAGCTGCTGGACATCGACGAGCTGCAGGCCCGGGCCATCCTGGACATGCAGCTGCGCCGCCTGGCAGCCCTGGAACGCCAGAAGATCCAGGACCGCCATTCCGAACTCGAGGCCCTGATCGCCGAGTACAACTCGATCCTTGCCTCCGAAGAACGCCAGCGCGAAATCATCAGCACCGAGCTGGGCGAGATTGTGGCCAAGCACGGTGATGACCGCCGCACCAAGATCCTGATGGGCTTCGACGGCGACATGTCCATGGAGGACCTGATCCCCGAAGAGGAAATGGTTGTCACCATTACCCGCGGTGGTTACGTCAAGCGCACGCGCAGCGACAACTACCGGTCGCAGCAGCGCGGCGGCAAGGGCATCAAAGGCGCCCAGCTCCGCGGCGACGACGTGGTGGAGCACTTCTTCGTGACCACTACCCACCACTGGCTGCTTTTCTTCACCAACCTCGGCCGGGTCTACCGGGCGAAGGCGTACGAACTGGTGGAGGCCGGCCGTGATGCCAAGGGCCAGCATGTCGCGAACCTGATGGCCTTCCAGCCGGACGAGCACATCGCCCAGGTCCTGGACATCACGGACTACCAGCAGGCGCCGTACCTGGTGCTGGCCACCAAGCGCGGCCTGGTCAAGAAGACCCGCCTGGAGGACTACGACACCAACCGTTCCGCCGGCGTCATCGCGATCAACCTGCGTGACGAGGACGAGCTGGTTTCCGCCCAGCTGGTCTCCGAAACGGATGACCTTATGCTGGTGTCCCGCATGGGCCAGTCCATCCGCTTCACCGCCACCGACGATGCCCTGCGTCCCATGGGCCGGGCCACGTCCGGTGTGACCGGCATGAAGTTCCGCGAGGACGATGAACTGCTGGCGGCGGACGTCGTTACGGACGGTTCGTTTGTCTTTGTGGTCACCGAGGGCGGGTACGCCAAACGCACCGCGGTGGAGGAATACCGCCTGCAGGGCCGCGGCGGCCTCGGCATCAAGGTGGGCAAGTACCAGGAGGAACGGGGCCACCTCGTGGGCGCCCTGATTGTCCAGGAAGAGGACGAGGTCCTGGTGGTCATGGAAGGCGGCAAGGTTGTCCGTTCATCCGTGGCCGGCGTACCTGCCAAGGGCCGCGACACCATGGGTGTTATCTTCGCGAAGCCGGACAAGAACGACCGCATCATTGAAGTGGCCAGGAACAGCGAACGCGGCCTCGAGGGCGAAGAATCCGTGGACGATGACGTAACGTTGGCTGAAGAGGCCGGGTCCCCCGAGGGATCCGCAGGGTCAGCAACAACGGCAGATACGTCACCGGCTGTTGAGTCAGAGGACGCCTCCGGCGACGCTGAGCCGAACGAAGACTACACCGGAGGTAACGAGTGA
- the gyrB gene encoding DNA topoisomerase (ATP-hydrolyzing) subunit B: MANDNTDTQAVERATEDVPTPDTPAEAVTPREYGASDITVLEGLEAVRKRPGMYIGSTGPRGLHHLVYEVVDNSVDEALAGYCTHIEIVLQADGGVKVVDDGRGIPVDMHPTEHKPTVEVVMTILHAGGKFGGGGYAVSGGLHGVGISVVNALSSRVDTEVRRQGNVWRMSFADGGKPQGGLVKGEESATTGTTQTFYPDAGIFESTEFDFETLRARFQQMAFLNKGLRITLTDERTAASNADANEDLNLDIVVTEGEVTAEHRTVVYQYDDGLLDYVKHLNSGKKVDVVHEDVISFETEDTERHIALEMAMQWTNAYSESVHTYANTINTHEGGTHEEGFRAAMTSLINRYAREKSIIKEKDDNLTGDDIREGLTAVISVKLAEPQFEGQTKTKLGNSEVKGFVQRVVTDGLGDWLERNPGPARDVIRKAISAAQARMAARKARDNARRKSPLESFGMPGKLSDCSSKDPARCEVYIVEGDSAGGSAKRGRNPETQAILPLRGKILNVERARLDKALGNTEVQSMITAFGTGIGEDFDLSKLRYHKIVLMADADVDGQHITTLLMTLLFRYMRPLIENGYVYLAQPPLYRIKWSNAPHDYVFSDKQRDAKLLSGQAAGRRIPKDNGIQRYKGLGEMDYTELWDTTMDPDHRTLLQVTMDDALAADQTFSTLMGEDVESRRNFIQQNAKDVRFLDI; the protein is encoded by the coding sequence GTGGCTAACGACAATACAGATACCCAGGCAGTGGAACGCGCAACGGAGGACGTCCCTACCCCCGATACGCCGGCGGAGGCCGTGACACCCCGGGAATACGGCGCAAGCGACATCACCGTACTTGAGGGCCTCGAAGCCGTCCGGAAACGCCCGGGCATGTATATCGGCTCCACCGGGCCGCGCGGCCTGCACCACCTGGTCTATGAAGTGGTGGACAACTCTGTTGACGAGGCGCTGGCCGGGTACTGCACGCACATCGAAATAGTCCTGCAGGCCGACGGCGGCGTCAAAGTCGTAGATGATGGCCGCGGCATCCCCGTGGACATGCATCCCACCGAGCACAAGCCCACTGTTGAAGTTGTTATGACTATCCTTCACGCCGGCGGTAAGTTCGGCGGCGGCGGTTACGCAGTCTCGGGCGGCCTGCACGGTGTGGGTATCTCCGTGGTGAACGCGCTCTCCAGCAGGGTGGACACTGAAGTCCGGCGGCAGGGCAACGTCTGGCGGATGTCCTTCGCCGACGGCGGCAAGCCCCAGGGCGGGCTGGTCAAGGGCGAAGAGAGCGCCACCACCGGCACCACCCAGACCTTCTACCCCGACGCGGGAATCTTCGAATCCACGGAGTTTGATTTCGAGACGCTCCGCGCCCGCTTCCAGCAGATGGCCTTCCTGAACAAGGGCCTGCGGATCACGCTCACGGACGAGCGCACCGCAGCGTCGAACGCGGACGCCAATGAGGACCTCAACCTTGACATCGTGGTCACCGAAGGTGAAGTCACCGCTGAGCACCGCACCGTGGTGTACCAGTACGACGACGGCCTGCTGGACTATGTGAAGCACCTGAACTCGGGCAAGAAGGTTGATGTTGTCCACGAGGACGTCATTTCCTTCGAAACCGAGGACACGGAACGGCACATCGCGCTGGAAATGGCGATGCAGTGGACCAACGCGTATTCCGAGAGCGTCCACACCTACGCCAACACCATCAACACCCACGAGGGCGGCACCCACGAAGAGGGTTTCCGCGCCGCGATGACCTCCCTCATCAACCGCTACGCGCGGGAGAAGAGCATCATCAAGGAAAAGGACGACAACCTCACCGGTGACGATATCCGTGAAGGCCTCACGGCGGTCATCTCGGTGAAGCTGGCAGAGCCGCAGTTCGAGGGCCAGACCAAGACCAAGCTCGGCAATTCCGAGGTCAAGGGCTTCGTCCAGCGCGTTGTCACCGACGGCCTGGGCGACTGGCTGGAACGCAACCCCGGCCCCGCCCGCGATGTCATCCGCAAGGCTATTTCCGCGGCCCAGGCCCGGATGGCCGCCCGGAAGGCCCGTGACAATGCGCGCCGCAAGAGCCCGCTGGAATCCTTCGGGATGCCCGGCAAGCTGTCGGACTGTTCCTCGAAGGATCCCGCCCGCTGCGAGGTGTACATCGTGGAGGGCGATTCCGCCGGCGGTTCCGCCAAGCGCGGCCGCAACCCTGAAACCCAGGCCATCCTGCCGCTGCGCGGCAAGATCCTGAACGTGGAGCGGGCCCGGCTGGACAAGGCCCTGGGCAACACCGAGGTCCAGTCCATGATCACCGCGTTCGGCACCGGCATCGGCGAGGACTTCGACCTCAGCAAGCTCCGGTACCACAAGATCGTGCTGATGGCCGACGCTGACGTTGACGGCCAGCACATCACCACGCTGCTCATGACGCTGCTGTTCCGCTACATGCGCCCGCTGATCGAAAACGGCTACGTGTACCTGGCGCAGCCCCCGCTGTACCGGATCAAGTGGTCCAACGCGCCGCACGACTACGTCTTCAGCGACAAGCAGCGCGATGCCAAGCTCCTGTCCGGGCAGGCCGCCGGCCGCCGTATCCCGAAGGACAACGGCATCCAGCGGTACAAGGGCCTGGGCGAGATGGACTACACCGAACTCTGGGACACCACCATGGACCCGGACCACCGGACCCTGCTGCAGGTCACCATGGACGATGCCCTGGCAGCGGACCAGACCTTCTCCACCCTGATGGGTGAAGACGTGGAGTCCCGCCGAAACTTCATCCAGCAGAACGCCAAGGACGTCAGGTTCCTGGATATCTGA
- a CDS encoding DUF721 domain-containing protein — MNKDEKGGLQPGRDPDNIDAPQAALNRMREAAAARGEIRRKAPPKAGAAKTKGGIRDTRGFSQFHSTGRDPLGLGKVVGRLVAERGWSSPVAVGSVMAEWATLVGPEISAHCIPESFTDTTLHVRCDSTAWSTQLRLLSNSLLEKFRTELGDGVVTSIQVLGPSAPSWRKGGRTVNGRGPRDTYG; from the coding sequence ATGAATAAGGATGAAAAGGGCGGGCTGCAGCCTGGCCGGGATCCTGACAACATCGACGCGCCGCAGGCCGCGCTGAACCGCATGCGTGAGGCCGCGGCCGCACGCGGCGAAATCCGTCGGAAGGCACCCCCCAAGGCCGGCGCCGCCAAGACAAAGGGTGGGATCCGGGATACTCGGGGTTTCAGCCAGTTCCATTCCACCGGCCGTGATCCGCTGGGGCTCGGCAAAGTGGTGGGACGCCTTGTGGCCGAACGTGGCTGGAGCTCTCCGGTAGCGGTGGGCTCGGTCATGGCAGAGTGGGCCACGCTGGTGGGCCCGGAAATTTCAGCGCACTGCATCCCGGAGAGCTTCACCGATACCACCCTTCATGTGCGCTGCGACTCGACGGCCTGGTCCACGCAGTTGCGCCTGCTGAGCAACAGCCTGCTGGAGAAGTTCCGCACGGAACTGGGCGATGGCGTGGTCACCAGCATCCAGGTACTCGGCCCGTCAGCACCCAGCTGGCGCAAGGGCGGACGTACCGTCAACGGCCGCGGGCCGCGCGATACTTACGGCTAG
- the recF gene encoding DNA replication/repair protein RecF translates to MYLEHLSLTDFRSYAQVDLPLEPGVTVLVGANGIGKTNLMEAIGYLATLSSHRVSSDAPLLRFGTDRALVRARLVRGGQTTVLELEINASRANRGRINRSNPVRARDLLGICQTVLFAPEDLALVKGDPSNRRRFLDELLVSLMPRHSATRTDYDRVLKQRNALLKSARAGKFTVGHEATLDVWDQHMARAGAELLHARLELVELLSPHLAKAYAKLTDGSKDANAVYRSTLQNLMDDDGGAAPGAGGGSLTEGSAAAEDLRDLTVEDLTGRYVQAFAASRRKELERGISLVGPHRDELELILGEAPAKGYASHGETWSMCLSLRLASYYVMLDDARTGGSAPILILDDVFAELDVQRRRKLAAIVSGAEQVLVTAAVDADIPEELSGRRVKVIPGGIDE, encoded by the coding sequence GTGTACCTAGAACACCTTTCGCTCACTGATTTCCGCAGCTACGCCCAGGTTGACCTTCCCCTCGAACCGGGTGTCACCGTGCTCGTCGGGGCAAACGGCATCGGCAAAACCAACCTCATGGAGGCCATCGGGTACCTGGCCACCCTCAGCTCGCACCGGGTCAGCTCCGACGCCCCGCTGCTGCGGTTCGGTACGGACCGCGCGCTGGTCCGGGCCCGCCTGGTCCGCGGCGGGCAGACCACGGTCCTCGAACTTGAGATCAACGCCAGTCGCGCCAACCGGGGGCGGATCAATCGCAGCAATCCCGTCCGCGCCCGGGATCTCCTGGGAATCTGCCAGACGGTGCTTTTCGCCCCCGAGGACCTGGCGCTCGTCAAGGGAGATCCGTCCAACCGCCGCCGGTTCCTCGACGAGCTGCTTGTCAGCCTCATGCCCCGGCATTCGGCGACGCGCACGGACTATGACCGTGTCCTGAAGCAGCGCAACGCCCTGCTCAAATCCGCCCGGGCCGGAAAATTCACTGTCGGGCACGAGGCCACCCTCGATGTCTGGGACCAGCACATGGCCCGGGCGGGCGCCGAGCTGCTGCACGCGCGGCTGGAACTGGTGGAACTGTTGAGCCCGCACCTGGCCAAGGCGTATGCCAAGCTCACGGATGGGTCCAAGGACGCCAACGCCGTCTACCGGTCCACCCTCCAAAACCTGATGGACGACGACGGCGGCGCGGCACCGGGTGCCGGTGGCGGTTCGTTGACGGAAGGGTCCGCCGCTGCCGAAGATCTGCGGGACCTCACCGTTGAGGACCTCACCGGCCGCTATGTCCAGGCCTTTGCGGCCTCCCGCCGCAAGGAACTTGAGCGCGGAATTTCCCTGGTGGGGCCGCACCGGGATGAGCTCGAACTGATCCTCGGCGAAGCGCCCGCCAAGGGGTACGCCTCGCACGGCGAAACCTGGTCGATGTGCCTCTCCCTCCGGCTTGCCTCCTATTACGTCATGCTCGATGATGCGAGGACCGGCGGATCTGCCCCGATCCTCATCCTTGACGACGTTTTCGCCGAGCTGGATGTGCAGCGCCGGCGTAAACTGGCGGCAATAGTCTCCGGCGCGGAACAGGTCCTGGTGACCGCCGCCGTCGACGCCGATATCCCGGAGGAGCTCTCCGGCCGGCGGGTGAAGGTCATCCCGGGAGGAATCGATGAATAA
- the gnd gene encoding phosphogluconate dehydrogenase (NAD(+)-dependent, decarboxylating), with amino-acid sequence MHIGLIGLGKMGFNMRERLRKGGIEVTGFDRNPEVTDVASVDELIAALPAPRLIWVMVPSGDITDAVVTELGDKLDAGDLVIDGGNSRFTEDQKHGTALAEKGIRFADCGVSGGVWGLQNGYGLMAGGDAADIERALPVFDVLRPEGERADSFVHVGGIGAGHYAKMVHNGIEYGLMQAYAEGYELLAAKDIVDDLSGTFRAWQKGTVVRSWLLDLMVKALDEDPGLESIDDYVEDSGEGRWTVEEAIANAVPAPAITAALFARFSSREENSPAMKMVSALRHQFGGHATRPAK; translated from the coding sequence GTGCATATTGGACTGATCGGCCTTGGCAAGATGGGTTTCAACATGCGCGAACGCCTGCGCAAGGGCGGCATTGAGGTCACCGGCTTTGACCGCAACCCCGAGGTCACCGATGTTGCCTCCGTGGATGAGCTCATTGCGGCGCTTCCGGCCCCGCGGCTGATCTGGGTCATGGTCCCGTCAGGCGACATCACCGATGCCGTCGTCACCGAACTCGGGGACAAGCTCGACGCCGGCGACCTGGTGATCGACGGCGGCAACTCCCGCTTCACCGAGGACCAGAAACATGGTACCGCTCTGGCTGAGAAGGGGATCCGTTTCGCCGACTGCGGTGTTTCCGGCGGAGTGTGGGGCCTCCAGAATGGGTACGGGCTCATGGCTGGCGGCGACGCCGCCGATATTGAGCGGGCACTGCCGGTTTTTGATGTGCTCCGTCCCGAAGGCGAGCGGGCGGACAGCTTTGTCCACGTCGGAGGAATCGGTGCCGGACACTACGCCAAGATGGTCCACAACGGCATCGAATACGGCCTGATGCAGGCTTATGCCGAAGGCTACGAACTGCTGGCTGCCAAGGACATTGTTGACGACCTGTCCGGTACGTTCCGCGCCTGGCAAAAGGGCACCGTGGTCCGGTCTTGGCTCCTGGACCTCATGGTCAAGGCCCTGGACGAGGACCCGGGACTGGAATCCATCGATGACTACGTCGAGGACTCGGGCGAAGGCCGCTGGACCGTTGAGGAAGCCATTGCCAACGCTGTCCCGGCACCGGCCATCACGGCTGCACTCTTCGCGCGCTTCTCCTCCCGCGAGGAAAACTCGCCCGCCATGAAGATGGTTTCAGCGCTGCGCCACCAGTTCGGCGGGCATGCCACCCGTCCCGCCAAGTAA
- the dnaN gene encoding DNA polymerase III subunit beta, with product MKFRVERDVLAEAVTWTARSLSPRPPVPVLSGLLLKAEAGTVSLSSFDYETSARLDIPADITAEGTILVSGRLLADICRSLPSAPVVVETDGNKVTLTCRRSSFHLATMPEAEYPPLPALPAISGTVPGDAFAQAVSQVIIAASKDDTLPILTGVRMEIEDDLITLLATDRYRLAMREVPWKPTTPGISTSALVKAKTLNEVAKTLGNSGDINLALADDDSRLIGFESGGRTTTSLLVDGDYPKIRSLFPDSTPIHATVQTQELVEAVRRVSLVAERNTPVRLAFTEGLLHLDAGTGEDAQASEELEAQLSGDDITVAFNPHYLVEGLSVIETKYVRFSFTTAPKPAMITAQADADGEDQDDYRYLVMPVRLPN from the coding sequence GTGAAGTTCAGAGTCGAACGGGACGTCCTGGCAGAAGCCGTCACCTGGACAGCCCGGTCGTTGTCTCCGCGGCCGCCGGTTCCAGTGCTGTCGGGCCTGCTCCTGAAGGCTGAAGCCGGCACGGTCAGCCTCTCGAGCTTTGACTACGAGACCTCCGCACGGCTGGACATCCCCGCGGACATCACCGCAGAGGGAACCATCCTCGTTTCCGGACGCCTCCTCGCAGACATTTGTCGAAGCCTGCCTTCCGCTCCGGTGGTCGTGGAGACCGACGGCAACAAAGTGACGCTGACCTGCCGCCGCAGCAGCTTCCACCTGGCCACCATGCCCGAGGCCGAATACCCGCCGCTGCCCGCGTTGCCTGCCATCAGCGGCACCGTCCCGGGTGATGCATTTGCCCAGGCTGTGTCCCAGGTGATTATTGCGGCCAGTAAGGATGACACGCTCCCCATCCTGACCGGCGTCCGGATGGAGATCGAGGACGACCTCATCACGCTTCTGGCCACCGACCGCTACCGTCTGGCCATGCGCGAAGTGCCGTGGAAGCCCACCACGCCGGGAATTTCCACCAGTGCGCTGGTCAAGGCAAAAACCCTCAACGAAGTGGCCAAGACCCTTGGCAACAGCGGCGACATCAACCTCGCCCTTGCTGACGATGACAGCCGCCTGATCGGTTTCGAAAGCGGCGGCCGCACCACCACGTCGCTGCTCGTGGATGGCGATTACCCCAAGATCCGCTCGCTGTTCCCGGATTCCACGCCCATCCACGCAACTGTCCAGACGCAGGAGCTTGTGGAAGCCGTCCGCCGTGTGTCGCTGGTGGCCGAACGCAACACACCGGTTCGCCTCGCCTTCACCGAAGGACTGCTGCACCTGGACGCCGGCACTGGCGAAGACGCTCAGGCCTCCGAAGAACTCGAAGCCCAGCTCTCCGGTGACGACATCACCGTCGCCTTCAACCCGCACTACCTGGTGGAGGGCCTCAGCGTCATCGAAACGAAGTACGTCAGGTTCTCCTTCACCACGGCGCCGAAACCCGCGATGATCACGGCCCAGGCAGACGCCGACGGTGAGGACCAGGACGACTACCGTTACCTGGTCATGCCCGTCCGCCTTCCCAACTAG